The DNA region GCGACATGGGCGAAGTCGGCGACAACGGTCCGGCGTTTCACCGCGAAATCGGCGCTTACGCCAGGGAGCGCGGTATCGACGCGCTGTACGCCATGGGTGACGCCTCGCGCGACGCCTGCACCGCGTATGGCACGAGCGCGCATCACGTTGCCGATATCGGCACGCTGGTCGCGCAATTGCAGCAGGCCGGTTTCGGTTCTGCCGCAACGCTTCTCGTGAAAGGCTCGCGTTTCATGCAGATGGAGCGCGTGGTGGACGCCGTAACGAGTCCACAACCCAACGCCGCGGGCAGTACGCCCGCCGCACATTGAAATAGAAGGACCGAAGCATGCTACTGGCGCTGGCGCAATGGCTGCAGAATGACGCAAGCTTCTTGCGCGTGTTCAGTTATCTGACTTTCCGCGCGGTGATGGCGACCATCACCGCGCTGCTGATCGGGCTCGTCTGCGGCCCGGCGGTGATTCGCAAGCTGACCGCCATGAAGGTCGGTCAGGCCGTTCGTAAAGACGGCCCGCAAACTCACCTCGTCAAATCTGGCACGCCGACCATGGGCGGCGTGCTGATTCTGCTCGGCATTGCCGTGGCCACGCTGTTGTGGGCCGACCTGACCAACCGCTTCATCTGGATCGTGATGCTCGTCACGTTCGGTTTCGGCGTGATCGGCTGGGTCGACGATTACCGCAAGGTGGTCTACAAGGATCCGCGCGGCATGTCGTCGCGCGAAAAGTATTTCTGGCAGTCGGTGATCGGCCTGTTCGCTGCCGTGTACCTCGCGTTCAGTGTGTCCGAAGCGAGCAACGTGCGCGTGTTCGACCTGTTCATGGCATGGGTGAGGAGCGGCCTTTCGATGGGCTTGCCGGCGCGCGCCGACCTGATGCTGCCGTTCGTCAAGTCGATCAGTTATCCGCTCGGCGTGTGGGGCTTCATCGTGCTGACGTACCTGGTGATCGTCGGCGCGAGCAACGCGGTCAACCTCACCGACGGTCTCGACGGTCTCGTGATCATGCCGGTCGTGCTGGTCGGCGCGTCGCTCGGCGTGTTCGCTTACGTGATGGGCAGTTCGGTCTACTCGAAATACCTGCTGTTTCCGCATATCGCCGGCGCGGGCGAATTGCTGATCTTCTGTTCGGCAATGGGCGGGGCAGGGCTCGCGTTCCTCTGGTTCAACACGCACCCGGCGCAGATGTTCATGGGCGACGTCGGCGCGCTCGCGCTCGGTGGCGCGCTCGGCACGGTCGCGGTGATCGTGCGTCAGGAAATCGTGCTGTTCATCATGGGCGGCATTTTTGTCGCGGAGACGCTGTCCGTGATGTTGCAGGTCACGTGGTTCAAATTCACCAAGCGCCGTTTCGGCGAAGGGCGGCGTCTCTTCAAGATGGCGCCGCTGCATCACCATTTCGAGTTGTCGGGGTGGAAGGAAACGCAGGTGGTCGTGCGTTTCTGGATCATCACGTTGATGTTGTGTCTCTTTGGTTTGTCCACGCTCAAACTGCGTTAAGCAGCAGGTAATTAAGGAAGCAGGCGATGTTCGGCGAGAAGTTTCGGGATCGGCAAAAGCCGATGGTGCTCGTGCTGGGACTGGGTGAATCCGGTCTCGCCATGGCGCGCTGGTGCGCGCGGCACGGCTGTCGGCTGCGTGTGGCCGACACGCGCGAAGTCCCGCCGAACCTGTCCGCGCTCGAAGCGCACGGCATCGACGCCGCATTCGTCGGCGGCCCGTTTTCCCCAGTGCTGCTCGAAGGCGTCGAACTCGTCGCCATCAGCCCGGGCTTGTCGCCGCTTGCCGCCGACCTGTTGCCGCTGGTCACGGCGGCGCGCGAGCAGGGCATCCCCGTGTGGGGCGAACTCGAATTCTTCTCGCAAGCGCTGAAGACGCTCGGTGAAAGCGGCTACGCGCCGAAAGTGATCGCCATCACCGGCACCAACGGCAAGACCACGACCACGAGCCTGACCGGTCTGCTGTGCGAACGCGCCGGCAAGAAGGTCGCGGTAGCGGGCAATATCAGCCCGGCGCTGCTCGACAAGCTATCGGAAGCGATCGACAAAACCGCGCTACCGGACGTGTGGGTACTGGAGCTCTCGAGCTTCCAGCTCGAAACCGCCCACACGTTTACGCCCGACGCGGCGGTCGTGCTGAACATCACTCAGGATCACCTCGACTGGCACGGCGGTCTCGACGCGTACGCCGCCGCGAAGGGCCGTATCTTCGGTACACAGACCGTGCGCGTGCTGAATCGCGACGACGCGCGCGTCATGAAGCTCGCGCCTTCGGAAGACAGCGAAGCCGGGATGGTCACGTTCGGCGTCACCGAGCCGAAGAACGACGGCGACTACGGCTTGCTGCGCGACAACGGCATGATCTGGCTGGTCGAAGCCCATGACCGCGACGCGAGCGACGAGCCGGTGCCGAAGCGCCGTCGCAAGAACGAAGTGGTGACGCCGCCGAACATCGCGCTCAAGCGCCTGATGCCCGCCGACGCGTTGCGCATTCGCGGTTTGCACAACGCCGCCAATGCGCTCGCCGCCTACGCGCTCGCGCGTGCGATCGGCCTGCCGGGCGCGCCGCTGCTGCACGGCCTGCGCGAATATCGCGGCGAGCCGCACCGCGTGGAATTGATCGCGTCGATCGACGGTATCGACTATGTGGACGACAGCAAGGGCACCAACGTTGGCGCGACGGTCGCCGCGCTCGACGGACTCGCGCAGCGCGTGGTGCTGATTGCCGGCGGCGACGGCAAGGGCCAGGATTTCGAACCGCTTGCCGCGCCGGTCATGCGCTGGTGCCGCGCGGTGATGCTGATCGGCCGCGACGCGCCGCAAATCCGCGCCGCGCTGGAAGACACGGGCATCGCGATGACCGACCACGCCACGCTCGAAGAAGCGACGCGCGCCGCGACCGCGCTGGCGGAGCCGGGCGACGCCGTGCTGCTGTCGCCGGCTTGCGCGAGCTTCGACATGTTCAAGGGTTACGCGCACCGCGCCGCGGTGTTCCGCAGCACGGTGGAAGACATCGCGGCCGAACGGGGGACGATGATATGAGCTGGTCGGAACGTTTCGGTTCACGTCAGGCCGCCGCCGGCGAGGCAGGCGGTTCGGGCGGCGGGGCTCGCGTCGGTGGCCGCACGGGCGGCAGCGGTCTTGCGAGCGCCGTCAACGGCGTGCGTCCGCTGCGCTCGCGCATGCTCGACTACGATCACTCCCTGCTGTGGGTGGTCGTCGCGCTGCTCGGTCTCGGTGTGGTGATGGTGTATTCGGCGTCGATCGCCATGCCCGATTCGCCGAAGTACGCGTCGTACCGCGACTACGCTTTCCTCGTGCGCCAGATCATCTTCGTGGTCATGGGCGCGGTGGTCGGCATCGTGTCGTTCCGGATTCCGATCGCGACGTGGGACAAGTACGCGCCCAAGCTATTTCTGATTTCGCTGGTCGCGCTGGTGATCGTGCTGATCCCGCACGTCGGCAAGGGCGTGAACGGCGCGCGCCGCTGGATTCCGCTCGGCATCACGAACATGCAGCCGTCGGAAATCATGAAGCTCGCGGTGACGATCTACGCGGCGAACTACACCGTGCGCAAACAGGAATACATGCACAGCTTCGCCAAAGGCTTTTTGCCGATGGCGGTGGCGGTGGGCCTCGTCGGCGCGTTGCTGCTGCTCGAACCGGACATGGGCGCGTTCATGGTGATCGCGGCGATCGCGATGGGCCTGCTGTTTCTCGGCGGCGTGAACGGCAAGCTGTTCGGCGGTCTGGTGGCGACCGCGGTCGGCACTTTCAGCTTGCTGGTGTGGGCGTCGCCGTGGCGTCGCGAGCGGATTTTCGCGTACCTCGATCCGTGGGACGACCGTTACGCCCAGGGCAAGGCTTATCAATTGACGCACTCACTGATCGCGTTCGGCCGCGGCGAGTGGTTC from Paraburkholderia aromaticivorans includes:
- the mraY gene encoding phospho-N-acetylmuramoyl-pentapeptide-transferase, with the translated sequence MLLALAQWLQNDASFLRVFSYLTFRAVMATITALLIGLVCGPAVIRKLTAMKVGQAVRKDGPQTHLVKSGTPTMGGVLILLGIAVATLLWADLTNRFIWIVMLVTFGFGVIGWVDDYRKVVYKDPRGMSSREKYFWQSVIGLFAAVYLAFSVSEASNVRVFDLFMAWVRSGLSMGLPARADLMLPFVKSISYPLGVWGFIVLTYLVIVGASNAVNLTDGLDGLVIMPVVLVGASLGVFAYVMGSSVYSKYLLFPHIAGAGELLIFCSAMGGAGLAFLWFNTHPAQMFMGDVGALALGGALGTVAVIVRQEIVLFIMGGIFVAETLSVMLQVTWFKFTKRRFGEGRRLFKMAPLHHHFELSGWKETQVVVRFWIITLMLCLFGLSTLKLR
- the murD gene encoding UDP-N-acetylmuramoyl-L-alanine--D-glutamate ligase; the encoded protein is MFGEKFRDRQKPMVLVLGLGESGLAMARWCARHGCRLRVADTREVPPNLSALEAHGIDAAFVGGPFSPVLLEGVELVAISPGLSPLAADLLPLVTAAREQGIPVWGELEFFSQALKTLGESGYAPKVIAITGTNGKTTTTSLTGLLCERAGKKVAVAGNISPALLDKLSEAIDKTALPDVWVLELSSFQLETAHTFTPDAAVVLNITQDHLDWHGGLDAYAAAKGRIFGTQTVRVLNRDDARVMKLAPSEDSEAGMVTFGVTEPKNDGDYGLLRDNGMIWLVEAHDRDASDEPVPKRRRKNEVVTPPNIALKRLMPADALRIRGLHNAANALAAYALARAIGLPGAPLLHGLREYRGEPHRVELIASIDGIDYVDDSKGTNVGATVAALDGLAQRVVLIAGGDGKGQDFEPLAAPVMRWCRAVMLIGRDAPQIRAALEDTGIAMTDHATLEEATRAATALAEPGDAVLLSPACASFDMFKGYAHRAAVFRSTVEDIAAERGTMI
- the ftsW gene encoding putative lipid II flippase FtsW; this translates as MSWSERFGSRQAAAGEAGGSGGGARVGGRTGGSGLASAVNGVRPLRSRMLDYDHSLLWVVVALLGLGVVMVYSASIAMPDSPKYASYRDYAFLVRQIIFVVMGAVVGIVSFRIPIATWDKYAPKLFLISLVALVIVLIPHVGKGVNGARRWIPLGITNMQPSEIMKLAVTIYAANYTVRKQEYMHSFAKGFLPMAVAVGLVGALLLLEPDMGAFMVIAAIAMGLLFLGGVNGKLFGGLVATAVGTFSLLVWASPWRRERIFAYLDPWDDRYAQGKAYQLTHSLIAFGRGEWFGVGLGGSVEKLNYLPEAHTDFILAVIGEELGFVGVLVVILMFYWIVRRSFEIGRQALALDRTFAGLVAKGVGIWFGAQTFINMGVNLGLLPTKGLTLPLVSYGGSGILLNCVAVAVLMRVDYENRVLMRGGKV